One region of Mucilaginibacter sp. 14171R-50 genomic DNA includes:
- a CDS encoding APC family permease, which yields MSTKNITLHKLNELQATAISGNDISSSCLYVSALTIAYAGQYAWISLLVVALVLFLFRKIYGEVVGALPLNGGAYNVLLNTASKRTASFAACLTILSYMATAVISAYEAMFYFHDIVHDLPLIPATIMVLVIFMMLTIIGIGESAFIAVIIFITHIVSLVLLVLAACWFVIQHGTGIFLSNWHLPVTSGGVSTALFLGFSAAMLGISGFESSANFVEEQKPGVFPKTLRNMWGVVSFFNPVIALLALAVLPMADISGHQESLLSFMGEKAGGSWLSHFIVIDAVLVLSGAVLTSYVGVTGLAERITLDRILPNFFLAQNRRGVNYRIVIGFFLLCVSILLVTKADLASLAGVYTFSFLLVMALFGVGNLLLKVKREKLPRPERATVISVIIAIGFIVAAFLGNMRLNLPSFYVFIQYLIPTVLFILVMLNRARVTRWLIYAVSHAGQPLQRLVKRTIRPYRALIKLNSQELVFFTRGDNVAILNRVMIYVEENEATKRLKIVHIANEDSNNDHLKKDIEVLDRAYPDIDIDFVEIEGRFGPEMIDQLSKEWNIPKNFMFIGAPGNKFPYHVSELGGVRLIM from the coding sequence ATGAGTACAAAAAATATTACACTCCATAAACTTAACGAACTGCAGGCAACTGCCATCTCGGGTAACGATATCAGTTCTTCCTGTCTGTATGTTTCTGCATTGACCATTGCCTATGCAGGGCAGTATGCCTGGATATCACTGCTGGTAGTGGCCTTGGTGCTTTTCCTGTTCCGGAAGATCTATGGGGAAGTGGTCGGGGCCCTGCCATTGAATGGTGGTGCTTATAACGTTTTACTGAATACTGCCTCCAAGCGTACTGCTTCATTTGCCGCCTGCCTCACCATTTTATCTTACATGGCTACCGCGGTGATCTCGGCTTACGAGGCCATGTTCTATTTCCATGACATCGTTCACGATCTACCGTTGATCCCGGCAACGATCATGGTCCTGGTTATCTTCATGATGCTCACGATCATTGGTATCGGCGAGTCCGCTTTCATAGCCGTTATCATATTTATCACCCATATCGTTTCGCTCGTATTGCTTGTACTGGCGGCCTGCTGGTTTGTCATTCAGCATGGAACAGGTATATTCTTGTCTAACTGGCATCTCCCGGTCACTTCGGGCGGCGTCTCCACTGCGTTATTCCTGGGTTTTTCGGCAGCTATGCTCGGTATCTCCGGATTCGAGAGTTCGGCCAACTTTGTTGAAGAACAAAAACCGGGGGTGTTTCCGAAAACGCTGCGTAACATGTGGGGCGTGGTAAGTTTCTTTAACCCCGTTATTGCGCTGCTTGCGCTGGCCGTCCTGCCCATGGCAGACATCAGCGGTCACCAGGAATCGCTGCTTTCGTTCATGGGAGAAAAGGCGGGTGGCAGCTGGCTTAGCCACTTCATTGTGATCGACGCGGTGCTGGTATTGAGCGGCGCGGTTTTAACTTCCTATGTTGGCGTAACGGGCCTTGCCGAGCGGATCACGCTGGACAGGATATTGCCAAACTTCTTTCTGGCCCAAAACCGCAGGGGCGTAAACTACAGGATCGTTATCGGCTTCTTCCTGTTATGCGTGTCTATATTGTTAGTAACCAAGGCTGACCTGGCCAGCCTGGCGGGTGTGTATACTTTTTCCTTCCTGTTGGTGATGGCCCTGTTCGGGGTAGGAAATCTGCTCTTAAAGGTGAAGCGGGAAAAGCTGCCCCGCCCTGAACGCGCCACGGTAATTTCTGTCATCATAGCCATCGGCTTCATCGTAGCGGCCTTCTTGGGCAACATGCGGCTTAACCTGCCATCGTTCTACGTTTTTATTCAATATCTCATCCCAACTGTATTGTTCATCCTGGTAATGCTAAACCGCGCACGGGTCACCAGATGGCTCATCTATGCCGTTAGTCACGCAGGCCAACCTTTACAGCGGCTGGTGAAAAGAACGATACGGCCCTACCGTGCTTTGATAAAGCTCAATTCGCAGGAACTGGTTTTTTTTACCCGCGGTGACAACGTCGCCATTCTGAACCGGGTAATGATCTACGTAGAAGAGAACGAAGCCACCAAACGTCTGAAGATCGTTCATATCGCCAACGAGGACAGTAACAACGATCATTTAAAAAAAGATATCGAGGTGCTTGACCGGGCGTATCCGGATATTGACATTGATTTTGTAGAGATCGAGGGACGGTTCGGCCCGGAAATGATAGACCAGCTATCGAAGGAATGGAACATTCCAAAAAATTTCATGTTCATCGGTGCACCCGGTAACAAATTTCCTTATCATGTTTCAGAACTTGGCGGGGTAAGATTGATCATGTGA
- a CDS encoding rhodanese-like domain-containing protein, translated as MIIEQIYTGCLAQGAYYIQSENEAAIIDPLREVSPYIERAKRGGATVKYVLETHFHADFVSGHIDLANKTGAEIVYGPTATPAFAAHVAKDGDELALGKVKLRVIHTPGHTLESTCYLLTDENGKETALFSGDTLFIGDVGRPDLAQKAAGMTMEQLAGTLYDSLRNKIMPLADNIIIYPAHGAGSACGKNMSQETTDTLGNQKKYNYALRANMTRQEFITEVTRGLTAPPAYFPKNVKMNKEGYENIDQVISHGTKPLSAEEFEATANETGALILDTRDAQDFARQFIPNAVNIGIDGNFAPWVGALIPDIEQPILLITEAGREEEVVTRLARVGFDHAIGYLKGGMPAWTTAGKETDHIVSLTPEEVADLEASGERVKLLDVRKYPEYLSEHVTGAETLPLDTINEQIAKLAKNEKYFVHCAGGYRSMIFNSILRARGYDNLIDIKGGFKAMKASGRFKITDYVCPTSIV; from the coding sequence ATGATCATTGAACAGATCTACACCGGATGCCTGGCGCAGGGCGCCTACTACATCCAATCAGAAAATGAAGCTGCGATCATCGATCCGCTACGCGAAGTTTCACCGTATATTGAACGGGCCAAACGCGGCGGCGCAACGGTGAAGTATGTGTTAGAAACCCACTTTCACGCTGATTTCGTATCCGGGCATATCGACCTGGCTAATAAAACCGGAGCGGAAATTGTATATGGCCCTACAGCGACTCCTGCTTTTGCTGCCCATGTAGCTAAAGACGGCGACGAACTGGCGCTGGGCAAAGTAAAACTGCGTGTGATACACACACCCGGCCATACCCTGGAGTCCACCTGTTATTTGCTGACCGATGAAAACGGTAAAGAAACGGCACTATTTTCGGGCGATACGCTATTTATCGGCGATGTGGGTCGTCCGGACCTGGCGCAAAAAGCAGCCGGTATGACAATGGAACAGTTAGCCGGAACGCTTTACGACTCGTTGCGAAACAAGATCATGCCTTTGGCAGACAACATTATTATTTACCCTGCTCACGGGGCCGGCTCCGCCTGCGGCAAAAACATGAGCCAGGAAACTACCGATACGTTGGGGAACCAAAAAAAATACAACTACGCGCTGCGCGCTAACATGACACGGCAGGAATTTATCACAGAAGTGACCCGGGGCCTTACCGCGCCGCCTGCATATTTTCCAAAAAACGTAAAAATGAATAAGGAGGGTTACGAAAATATCGACCAGGTGATCAGTCATGGTACGAAGCCGCTTTCGGCAGAAGAATTTGAAGCCACAGCTAATGAAACGGGCGCCTTGATCCTGGATACCCGCGACGCACAGGATTTTGCCCGTCAATTCATCCCTAATGCGGTGAACATCGGAATCGATGGTAACTTTGCCCCATGGGTTGGCGCCCTGATACCCGATATTGAGCAGCCGATACTGCTGATTACCGAAGCGGGGCGTGAGGAGGAGGTAGTGACCCGTTTAGCGCGGGTGGGTTTTGATCATGCTATTGGATACTTGAAAGGCGGCATGCCCGCATGGACAACTGCCGGAAAAGAAACCGACCATATCGTTTCGCTCACGCCGGAGGAAGTTGCCGACCTGGAGGCATCGGGCGAACGGGTAAAGCTGCTGGATGTCAGAAAATATCCGGAATACCTGTCAGAGCATGTTACAGGTGCAGAAACACTTCCCTTAGATACGATCAATGAACAGATAGCTAAACTTGCCAAAAACGAAAAGTACTTTGTGCATTGTGCCGGCGGGTACCGTTCCATGATCTTTAATTCGATACTGCGCGCGCGGGGATATGATAACCTTATTGATATTAAAGGGGGTTTTAAAGCGATGAAAGCATCAGGCAGATTTAAAATAACAGATTATGTTTGCCCAACCTCCATTGTATAA
- a CDS encoding NAD(P)-dependent oxidoreductase: MKILVTGATGKVGSRLVPRLIAKGYTVRVLVRDAAKAPANTEVIVGDLFDAATLVPAVSGVDAVVHLAALFRTTDNDSIVKTNHDGAIALADAAIAAGVKRFVFTSTSNVYSSGYGHPAKEDEVLNSNDPRAYSSSKIAAEEELLKKELDVRILRLAFVYGDKDPHIEEILPLLKKWNRHSGWRMQMVHHLDVAQGIQILLQTDGLNGQIYNIADDAPISLYELADAFGKATETFDAEQGPLTDPFEGITDISKLRKIGYRPLVPSYYVARDLDIL; this comes from the coding sequence ATGAAAATATTAGTAACCGGTGCCACCGGAAAGGTTGGCAGCAGATTAGTTCCCCGTTTAATAGCTAAAGGCTATACTGTCCGTGTATTGGTGCGTGATGCCGCTAAAGCCCCGGCAAACACCGAAGTCATCGTTGGTGACCTGTTCGATGCAGCTACCTTGGTTCCCGCAGTATCGGGCGTGGACGCAGTGGTGCACCTCGCCGCCTTGTTCCGTACCACTGATAACGACAGCATTGTCAAAACCAACCACGACGGTGCCATCGCCCTGGCCGATGCCGCCATAGCTGCAGGCGTAAAAAGATTTGTATTTACCAGCACCAGCAATGTTTATAGTTCGGGTTATGGCCACCCGGCCAAAGAAGACGAGGTATTGAACAGCAATGATCCCAGGGCTTATTCCTCCAGTAAGATCGCCGCCGAAGAGGAGCTTCTGAAAAAGGAACTGGATGTCCGCATCCTCCGCTTAGCCTTTGTCTATGGCGACAAAGACCCGCACATCGAAGAGATCCTGCCGCTGTTAAAAAAATGGAACCGTCATTCCGGCTGGCGCATGCAAATGGTACATCATTTAGATGTGGCCCAGGGCATACAAATACTACTGCAAACAGACGGCCTCAATGGCCAGATCTATAACATTGCCGACGATGCCCCCATCAGCCTCTACGAACTGGCAGATGCCTTCGGAAAAGCAACGGAGACCTTTGACGCCGAACAAGGCCCCTTAACTGACCCCTTCGAAGGTATCACGGACATCTCCAAACTCAGAAAGATCGGCTACCGGCCGCTGGTACCCAGCTATTACGTAGCGCGAGACCTGGATATTTTATGA
- a CDS encoding alpha/beta fold hydrolase has product MKQSKTPIISFSPIVLTVPGRHVDLEIKVSAPASGNNLPVILLSHGHGPSNFLSSYKGYAPMVDFFAAEGFVVIQPTHQNSRALALPASLPEAPLFWSSRATDMKFILDHLDEIISTVPGLTGRVDKSKVAAIGHSMGGHTVAMLAGMEVTDPATGKIVNFTEPRITAQVLIGVSGGPEGFNGVNRQHYPVLAAGNFGTMTLPALIVNGDKDINLMFSDVDNWRADAYYQSPGPKDLLTVFGAEHIFGGISGYDARETSDENPERVAFVCESILAYIRSTFDPNDASWEQAKKALNGVDGTLGSIESKS; this is encoded by the coding sequence ATGAAACAGTCAAAAACACCCATCATCAGTTTTAGTCCAATTGTATTAACTGTACCCGGCCGACATGTAGACCTTGAAATAAAAGTTTCTGCACCCGCAAGCGGAAACAACCTGCCTGTCATTCTCCTTTCGCACGGACACGGCCCTTCTAACTTTCTATCTTCGTATAAAGGATATGCCCCCATGGTAGATTTTTTTGCGGCAGAAGGGTTTGTTGTTATTCAACCTACTCACCAAAATTCCAGAGCACTCGCCCTGCCCGCATCTCTTCCTGAAGCGCCCCTGTTTTGGAGCTCACGGGCAACGGACATGAAATTTATCCTTGATCATTTGGACGAAATAATTTCAACGGTACCCGGCTTAACCGGAAGAGTAGACAAATCAAAAGTCGCGGCCATCGGCCATTCCATGGGCGGGCACACGGTTGCCATGCTGGCCGGTATGGAGGTAACTGACCCTGCAACAGGAAAAATAGTGAATTTCACAGAACCGCGGATAACCGCCCAGGTGCTGATCGGTGTGAGCGGTGGCCCCGAAGGATTTAACGGCGTAAACAGACAGCATTATCCGGTGTTGGCGGCCGGTAATTTCGGAACTATGACCTTGCCGGCGCTCATTGTGAATGGCGACAAAGACATCAACCTCATGTTCTCTGATGTGGACAATTGGCGTGCAGATGCTTACTATCAGAGCCCCGGCCCGAAGGACCTGCTGACCGTGTTCGGCGCCGAACACATCTTTGGGGGCATATCGGGGTATGATGCCCGCGAAACAAGTGATGAAAATCCGGAGCGTGTTGCCTTTGTATGTGAAAGCATTTTGGCTTATATTCGGAGTACTTTCGATCCAAACGACGCAAGCTGGGAACAAGCAAAAAAAGCCCTCAACGGCGTAGATGGTACTTTGGGCAGTATTGAAAGCAAATCATAA
- a CDS encoding DUF1572 domain-containing protein has translation MNYLNSAIKQFEYYKQLGERTFAQVSDEQLFWQFNSESNSIATIVKHLAGNMRSRWTDMLTTDGEKPDRDREAEFDNHVASRTEMLALWENGWQVLLNTLHSLHEADLDKIIYIRNEAHTVMEAINRQLAHYPYHVGQIVYIGKMSAADWHSLTIPRGGSASFNASKFGTGKH, from the coding sequence ATGAATTACCTTAACAGCGCGATCAAGCAATTTGAATATTATAAACAACTGGGCGAGCGCACCTTTGCGCAGGTCAGCGATGAACAATTGTTCTGGCAGTTCAATAGCGAAAGCAACAGCATCGCCACGATCGTGAAGCATTTGGCCGGCAACATGCGCAGCCGCTGGACAGACATGCTCACAACAGATGGCGAAAAACCGGACCGTGACCGGGAAGCGGAATTCGATAACCATGTTGCATCACGAACTGAAATGCTGGCCCTTTGGGAAAATGGCTGGCAGGTGTTACTAAATACGCTGCACTCGCTACATGAGGCCGACCTGGATAAGATCATTTATATCCGAAACGAAGCACACACAGTAATGGAAGCCATTAACCGGCAACTTGCCCATTATCCTTATCATGTAGGCCAGATCGTTTACATCGGCAAAATGTCCGCGGCCGACTGGCATTCACTAACCATCCCACGCGGCGGCTCCGCGAGTTTCAATGCCAGCAAGTTCGGTACCGGAAAACATTGA
- a CDS encoding AraC family transcriptional regulator — MKDEIANHRFDSLSRMHKVLNMPAPMHPLVSLMNNASGTIPLERLPSPHILNFYKISYKMNFQGKFKYGQHYYDFDEGGMFFVSPNQITGAHEALSDQSGYTLLFHPDFLLGYELARKIKEYGFFSYSVHEALHLSEKEKTTIIAVFESIEEELNGRIDNFSQDVVISQIELLLNYANRFYSRQFITRKAVSSDLLQKVEEILHTYFRSPNIQKQGLPTVQFLSEQLNVSASYLGDMLRSLTGQNAQQHIHNHLIEKAKEQLSTSPASISEIAYQLGFEHPQSFSKFFKLKTTVSPLDFRRSFAR; from the coding sequence ATGAAGGACGAAATAGCTAACCATCGATTCGATTCTTTATCAAGGATGCATAAGGTGCTGAACATGCCGGCACCTATGCACCCTTTGGTAAGTTTGATGAATAACGCCAGTGGTACAATCCCGCTGGAAAGGCTTCCCAGCCCACACATTTTGAATTTTTACAAGATCTCCTATAAGATGAACTTCCAGGGAAAATTCAAATATGGGCAGCATTACTACGATTTTGACGAGGGCGGAATGTTTTTTGTTTCGCCGAACCAGATCACGGGGGCCCACGAAGCACTCAGTGATCAATCTGGTTATACTTTACTTTTTCACCCGGATTTTTTATTGGGTTACGAACTCGCCAGGAAGATCAAAGAATATGGCTTTTTTTCTTATTCCGTCCATGAAGCGCTGCACTTATCAGAAAAAGAAAAAACCACCATCATTGCTGTTTTTGAGAGTATTGAAGAAGAATTAAATGGCCGGATCGATAATTTCAGCCAGGACGTGGTTATTTCCCAGATAGAATTGCTGCTGAATTATGCCAACCGGTTCTATAGCCGGCAATTCATCACCCGTAAGGCGGTAAGCAGTGATCTGCTTCAAAAGGTAGAAGAAATTTTGCACACTTACTTCAGGTCGCCAAACATACAAAAGCAGGGGCTTCCTACTGTTCAATTTCTTTCAGAACAGTTAAACGTTAGTGCCAGTTATTTAGGTGATATGCTGCGATCACTTACGGGGCAAAACGCACAACAGCACATTCATAACCACCTGATCGAAAAAGCGAAGGAACAGTTATCAACCAGCCCGGCCTCGATAAGCGAGATAGCCTATCAATTAGGATTCGAACATCCCCAGTCTTTTAGCAAATTTTTCAAGCTCAAAACCACTGTGTCGCCTTTGGATTTCAGGCGTTCTTTTGCGAGGTAA
- a CDS encoding amino acid permease: MLFDKKKPIAGLLQETGNLPRTLGVWSLIGLGIGAVIGSGLFVSTATAIADDAGASVTIAFVVAALGCALSGFCYAELASAIPISGSAYTYTYATMGELLAWIIGWDLILEYAVGAATVAISWSQYLNNLLVNILHTTPIPFAWSHSPFQVSAGGEHGIINLPALVIIALISLLLIKGTKESAWVNGIIVIVKVAIVVLIIITGWGFINAAHHTPFIPPATTYVDEQGFSHPFGGIGGILAAAGTVFFAFIGFDAVSTTAQETINPKRNMPIGVLGTLAFCTVLYILFGHVLSGLVSVQDLRNGGREASVAFAIHQAMPGYDWLAQLVTVALLAGFSSVILAMLMGQSRVFYAMGQDGLLPKVFAELHPRFQTPYKANLVILLLVGLFAAFIPGNVVGHMSSIGTLFAFILVNLSVIILRKREPGLERQFRTPWVPVVPLLGITFCAAMIYGLGWANWLRLLAWLILGLVIYFGYSKKNSKL; the protein is encoded by the coding sequence ATGCTTTTTGATAAAAAGAAACCTATTGCCGGGCTCTTACAGGAAACCGGAAATTTACCGCGCACACTGGGCGTATGGTCGCTCATCGGGTTGGGCATCGGTGCCGTTATTGGTTCCGGCCTGTTCGTGAGCACCGCTACCGCCATTGCCGATGATGCCGGCGCTTCGGTCACCATCGCTTTCGTGGTTGCCGCGCTGGGCTGCGCGCTCAGCGGATTTTGTTATGCCGAACTGGCCTCGGCTATTCCCATATCGGGCAGCGCTTATACCTATACTTACGCGACCATGGGCGAATTGCTGGCCTGGATCATCGGCTGGGACCTGATCCTCGAATATGCGGTGGGCGCGGCTACGGTGGCCATCTCCTGGAGCCAATACCTGAATAACCTGTTGGTGAATATCCTCCATACTACGCCAATCCCTTTTGCCTGGTCGCACTCGCCTTTCCAGGTGTCTGCTGGTGGGGAACATGGTATCATTAATTTACCTGCGCTGGTGATCATCGCGCTCATCAGCCTTTTGCTGATCAAAGGCACTAAAGAATCGGCCTGGGTAAACGGCATTATTGTGATCGTCAAGGTGGCGATTGTTGTGCTGATTATTATAACCGGCTGGGGTTTTATCAACGCAGCTCATCACACACCCTTTATTCCACCAGCAACGACCTATGTGGATGAACAAGGTTTCAGTCACCCTTTTGGCGGTATCGGCGGCATACTTGCGGCGGCCGGTACGGTGTTCTTTGCTTTTATTGGTTTTGACGCGGTAAGTACCACAGCACAGGAAACCATCAACCCTAAACGAAACATGCCCATAGGGGTTTTAGGCACCTTGGCTTTTTGCACCGTGCTATATATTCTGTTCGGCCACGTACTATCCGGGCTGGTCTCTGTGCAGGACCTCCGTAATGGAGGCAGGGAAGCCTCAGTTGCGTTCGCCATCCATCAGGCTATGCCGGGTTACGATTGGCTGGCGCAATTGGTTACGGTGGCCTTGCTTGCCGGTTTCTCGTCGGTTATCCTGGCCATGCTGATGGGGCAGTCGCGCGTATTTTACGCCATGGGGCAGGATGGCTTACTGCCAAAAGTGTTTGCCGAATTACATCCCCGTTTCCAAACGCCTTATAAAGCCAATTTAGTGATCCTGCTTTTGGTGGGTCTGTTCGCTGCCTTCATACCCGGCAATGTGGTCGGCCACATGAGCAGCATCGGTACTTTGTTCGCTTTCATACTGGTCAATCTTTCGGTCATTATTTTACGAAAGCGGGAACCGGGTTTGGAACGGCAATTTCGTACGCCTTGGGTGCCCGTAGTGCCGCTATTAGGCATCACCTTTTGCGCGGCTATGATCTATGGCCTTGGCTGGGCTAATTGGCTGCGTTTATTAGCCTGGCTAATTCTCGGTTTAGTTATTTACTTTGGTTACAGTAAAAAGAACAGTAAATTATGA
- a CDS encoding ketopantoate reductase family protein gives MIYIIGAGAIGQALAVLLQNTGKEVVLVKSRQVQETQRDFQAIHVHVSGQLSQAAVKVASLATISFESGLILVTAKSFANSTIAAKLRGANQPVILLQNGLNIEQPFIDQHIRQLYRCVLLVTAQFNADGTVRFKPVSACPVGLVQGEQGMLDELVGQLDNPWFRFRSEQNIQPLIWKKVIANCVFNSICPLLDIDNGIFYKNEFALRMARNVIHECLAVAERQGVALSAQEVEDSLLSISRMSDGQFISTLQDIRNHRPTEIATLNAEIVSLAGDLPVPYTKLLGELTALKSQLNLL, from the coding sequence ATGATCTATATTATAGGGGCCGGGGCAATCGGCCAGGCATTGGCGGTTCTGCTTCAAAATACCGGCAAAGAAGTTGTGCTGGTTAAAAGCAGGCAGGTACAAGAAACACAGCGTGATTTCCAGGCCATTCACGTCCATGTCTCCGGGCAGCTATCTCAAGCGGCGGTCAAAGTCGCCAGCCTCGCCACAATTTCATTTGAGAGCGGCCTGATATTGGTTACCGCAAAATCATTCGCTAACAGCACTATTGCGGCAAAGTTAAGAGGCGCCAATCAACCTGTCATCCTTTTACAGAACGGCTTGAATATCGAACAGCCCTTTATCGATCAACATATCCGGCAGCTCTACCGTTGTGTGCTGCTGGTCACCGCCCAGTTCAATGCGGATGGTACGGTACGCTTTAAGCCGGTAAGCGCCTGCCCGGTCGGTTTGGTCCAAGGTGAACAAGGGATGCTTGATGAATTGGTCGGCCAACTCGACAACCCCTGGTTCCGGTTCAGGAGTGAGCAAAATATCCAGCCGCTGATCTGGAAAAAGGTGATCGCCAATTGTGTGTTCAATTCCATTTGTCCGTTGCTGGATATTGATAACGGCATTTTTTACAAAAATGAATTCGCCCTTCGAATGGCACGGAATGTTATTCATGAGTGCCTGGCTGTTGCTGAACGACAAGGTGTCGCACTAAGTGCACAAGAGGTAGAGGACAGTTTATTGTCCATCAGCCGGATGTCCGACGGGCAGTTCATTTCTACCTTACAGGATATCCGCAACCACCGGCCGACCGAAATCGCAACACTTAATGCCGAGATTGTAAGCCTGGCGGGCGACCTGCCTGTTCCTTATACTAAACTATTGGGTGAACTTACCGCCCTGAAATCACAATTAAACCTCTTATAA
- a CDS encoding sulfite exporter TauE/SafE family protein, whose amino-acid sequence MQIFVVMEMIAYFAAAFIGISLGLIGGGGSIITVPVLVYLFGINPLLATSYSLFIVGSTSLVGAINSYRQNLVNIKAALLFGFSSITTVFLTRRFLIPVIPKHLGQVGSFEITANRLTMILFAILMVLAASAMIRTGNANDRELTASSRPLNLPKLFGYGIAIGLATGILGAGGGFLLIPALVLLVGLHIKEAVGTSLLIIALNSLIGFTGDLGHFTINWFFLLKITAIAIAGIFVGGMLNKKIDGSKLKKGFGWFVLAMGSYIVIKELVLSS is encoded by the coding sequence ATGCAGATTTTTGTGGTCATGGAGATGATCGCTTATTTCGCTGCTGCTTTTATTGGTATTTCGCTTGGTTTGATCGGCGGTGGCGGTTCCATCATAACCGTGCCGGTTCTGGTTTACCTGTTCGGCATCAACCCACTGCTTGCCACATCGTACTCTTTGTTCATTGTCGGGTCTACCAGCCTAGTGGGTGCCATCAACAGTTACCGGCAAAACCTGGTCAATATTAAAGCTGCGCTGCTGTTTGGGTTTAGCTCAATCACCACGGTTTTTCTGACCAGAAGGTTCCTTATTCCGGTTATTCCAAAACATCTCGGCCAGGTGGGCTCCTTTGAAATAACAGCAAACCGGCTAACTATGATCCTTTTCGCGATACTTATGGTCCTTGCCGCAAGCGCCATGATCCGTACCGGCAATGCAAATGATCGTGAACTTACAGCAAGTTCAAGGCCATTAAACCTGCCTAAGCTTTTTGGTTACGGGATAGCTATCGGCCTGGCAACGGGCATACTGGGGGCTGGCGGCGGCTTTCTGCTGATACCTGCCCTGGTGCTGTTGGTAGGCTTACATATCAAAGAAGCTGTGGGCACGTCATTGTTGATCATCGCCCTTAATTCGCTGATAGGGTTTACCGGCGACCTGGGTCATTTCACCATCAACTGGTTTTTTCTATTGAAAATTACGGCCATCGCCATTGCCGGAATTTTTGTCGGCGGCATGCTTAACAAAAAAATAGATGGCAGCAAGCTCAAAAAGGGCTTCGGCTGGTTTGTGCTGGCCATGGGTAGCTACATCGTCATTAAAGAACTTGTGCTGAGCTCATGA
- a CDS encoding AraC family transcriptional regulator — MVNEIPGVNMSELKLQGFKIHELPALVEVPAVHGRRDFYKMGLVTGEMTVGYGGEVLELSGTVLFFVNPRVSRSVVRRSVNTTGYACIFTETFMPAIVKKSPLWNASENPMIPLNTEQAAFMTAIFQKMLAVHHSNYSYKRDVIKNCIELIVHEALAIQPPVRSLQNGAARITQSFIDLLERQFPIEHTAAPLKLRTPQDFAAKLAIHVNYLNRAVKQATGKPTSVHITERVTAEAKALLKHTDWSVADIAYALGFEYPTYFNNYFKRITGTTPSSFRQV; from the coding sequence ATGGTCAATGAGATACCGGGCGTAAACATGTCGGAACTGAAGCTGCAAGGTTTCAAGATCCATGAGTTGCCTGCTTTAGTCGAGGTGCCGGCAGTGCACGGGCGGCGCGATTTTTATAAGATGGGCCTGGTAACGGGTGAAATGACCGTTGGATATGGCGGCGAGGTGCTGGAGCTGAGCGGAACGGTGCTGTTCTTTGTGAACCCCAGGGTGTCGCGTTCTGTCGTCCGGCGCTCGGTGAATACGACCGGCTATGCCTGTATCTTTACCGAAACATTCATGCCGGCGATCGTCAAAAAGTCGCCGCTTTGGAACGCCAGCGAAAACCCAATGATACCCCTGAACACGGAACAGGCCGCTTTTATGACGGCTATCTTTCAAAAGATGCTGGCTGTTCATCACAGTAATTATAGCTATAAGCGTGACGTGATCAAGAATTGCATTGAACTGATCGTTCATGAGGCACTGGCCATACAGCCGCCGGTCCGCAGCCTGCAAAACGGTGCCGCCCGCATCACACAATCGTTTATAGATTTGCTGGAAAGGCAATTTCCCATCGAACATACCGCAGCGCCGTTGAAACTGCGAACGCCGCAGGATTTTGCGGCCAAACTCGCAATACACGTCAATTACCTTAATCGCGCTGTTAAACAAGCGACGGGCAAACCCACTTCGGTGCATATCACCGAACGCGTAACTGCTGAGGCGAAAGCCTTGTTGAAGCATACCGATTGGAGCGTCGCAGATATTGCCTATGCCCTGGGTTTTGAATACCCGACTTACTTTAATAATTACTTTAAAAGAATAACGGGGACTACGCCCAGCTCGTTCCGGCAGGTTTGA